The following coding sequences lie in one Arachis hypogaea cultivar Tifrunner chromosome 4, arahy.Tifrunner.gnm2.J5K5, whole genome shotgun sequence genomic window:
- the LOC112797332 gene encoding uncharacterized protein: MCGVLPKKMICFTASFECAASIHGLGSVVVNIVYCFILDGFLVAAQLLEKIPEEILTFFMFGGHHSEADFAGPEINLQRFRLSTLMDVDLRDLIVSNLGCFIFQMSSNRPSYS; encoded by the exons ATGTGTGGTGTTCTGCCGAAGAAAATGATTTGCTTCACGGCTTCTTTTGAGTGTGCAGCTTCAATTCATGGACTAG GTAGTGTTGTTGTGAACATAGTTTACTGTTTCATATTGGATGGATTTCTGGTGGCAGCGCAACTGCTAGAAAAG ATTCCCGAAGAGATTCTAACTTTCTTtatg TTTGGAGGACATCATAGCGAGGCAGACTTTGCAGGACCAGAAATCAATCTACAACGCTTTCGTCTCTCGACACTTATGGATGTTGATCTTCGAGACCTAATTGTGTCCAATCTTGgttgttttatttttcaaatgtCAAGTAACAGGCCCAGCTACTCTTAG